The following coding sequences are from one Methanosarcina sp. WWM596 window:
- a CDS encoding DUF1638 domain-containing protein → MWASSWKEWREERKKSRNFNNDFLKDPRNSRVVKIDTGLSYNPDFHKNIRGFARTFDMEIMEIKGSAELAEKSYRAAKKGVIQHTLE, encoded by the coding sequence ATGTGGGCCTCGAGCTGGAAAGAGTGGAGAGAAGAAAGGAAGAAATCCCGGAATTTCAACAACGATTTCCTGAAGGACCCAAGAAACTCACGAGTTGTAAAAATCGATACCGGCCTTTCATACAACCCTGATTTCCATAAAAATATCCGGGGTTTTGCCCGCACTTTCGACATGGAAATTATGGAAATAAAGGGAAGTGCTGAACTTGCAGAGAAATCCTATAGGGCCGCCAAAAAAGGTGTTATCCAGCATACTCTGGAGTGA
- the rnfG gene encoding Rnf electron transport complex subunit RnfG, with product MSDSKEITKVIVTIVVISAVAAALLALTYTPTQAKLELLQAEQQKEAMKAILPQASDFEPVTGSEVDDDGNPVVLYYRGVDSSGNVVGYVVERNQVGAQGMIQLLAGISSDFGTITGFQVMKHSETPGLGALITTPEFQGQFVDLPVADTSLTKNGGQVDAISGATISSQAVVDALHSAVDYVSAQEG from the coding sequence ATGAGTGATAGTAAGGAAATTACAAAAGTTATTGTAACAATAGTGGTAATTTCTGCTGTTGCTGCAGCTTTGCTTGCGCTCACCTATACTCCTACCCAGGCAAAGCTCGAACTTTTACAGGCAGAGCAGCAGAAAGAAGCCATGAAGGCAATCCTTCCTCAGGCTTCTGATTTCGAACCAGTTACCGGATCTGAGGTAGATGATGATGGAAATCCTGTTGTGCTTTACTACCGGGGAGTTGATTCTTCCGGAAATGTTGTAGGCTATGTGGTTGAACGGAACCAGGTAGGAGCCCAAGGTATGATTCAATTGCTTGCGGGAATTTCCTCGGATTTTGGTACGATCACAGGGTTTCAGGTTATGAAACATTCCGAAACCCCTGGTTTAGGAGCCCTTATTACCACCCCTGAATTCCAGGGGCAGTTTGTGGATCTTCCGGTGGCCGATACGAGTTTGACCAAAAATGGTGGTCAAGTTGATGCGATTTCTGGAGCTACGATCTCTTCACAGGCAGTGGTAGATGCGCTGCACAGTGCAGTTGATTATGTATCCGCACAGGAGGGCTGA
- the thpR gene encoding RNA 2',3'-cyclic phosphodiesterase: MEALIRTFIAVELDPNFGEQIRQIQERFSDFDLKFVNLEIVHITLKFLGDIKESMVIPLAKALDSLTCEPFEAKIEGIGVFPKASNPKVLWMGATGNFETLHDDVETVLRPFKFKEDERTFTAHATLARVKSLNKDQKNIFADALKEFKDTKIGSMRVNKVLLKKSTLTPKGPIYETLHTAYLD, encoded by the coding sequence GTGGAAGCTTTGATCAGGACGTTTATAGCAGTGGAACTGGACCCGAATTTCGGGGAGCAAATTCGTCAAATCCAGGAGAGATTTTCTGATTTTGACCTGAAGTTTGTTAACCTTGAAATCGTTCACATAACTCTGAAGTTTCTCGGTGACATTAAAGAATCAATGGTTATCCCTCTGGCCAAGGCTCTTGATTCACTTACTTGTGAGCCTTTCGAAGCAAAAATTGAAGGGATCGGGGTTTTCCCAAAGGCTTCGAATCCTAAAGTCCTGTGGATGGGAGCAACAGGAAACTTCGAAACTCTCCATGATGATGTGGAAACTGTACTGAGACCTTTTAAGTTCAAAGAGGATGAGAGGACATTTACTGCCCACGCTACCCTTGCCAGGGTAAAATCCCTGAATAAAGATCAAAAAAACATTTTTGCCGATGCTCTGAAAGAGTTTAAAGATACAAAAATTGGTAGCATGCGGGTAAATAAAGTGCTTCTGAAGAAAAGCACTCTAACTCCCAAAGGACCTATTTATGAGACCCTGCATACGGCATATCTGGATTGA
- a CDS encoding diadenylate cyclase — protein sequence MDRAHIIAEAAARISQELDAAAIMVSGDVSFEEIETGGVPVYYISMRPKSIIDHLVATGKEGKSPAKELSDQLNREASGNVDHLQHAAAIEYVLGGPRSGTVVGVVETRGSSSIIVHSLDENPLVKAMKECEERVMPEVMNAVLKIAFDIALTGREGKKIGAAFIVGDSEEVLKRSHQIILNPYAGHEEIHRNVLDRKNWESIKEFAQLDGVFVIDETGLIHAAGRYLDVDGKNIDIEKGLGGRHVSAAAISRDTVAISVTVSESGGVLRVYKDAKETICMESLQPATRYI from the coding sequence ATGGACAGAGCACATATAATTGCAGAAGCGGCAGCCCGTATTTCCCAGGAACTTGATGCTGCCGCAATTATGGTCTCAGGGGATGTAAGCTTTGAGGAGATCGAGACCGGAGGGGTACCGGTTTATTATATTTCCATGCGCCCGAAAAGCATAATAGATCACCTCGTAGCAACCGGTAAAGAAGGAAAAAGTCCTGCAAAAGAACTTAGCGACCAACTCAACAGAGAAGCTTCGGGCAACGTAGACCACTTGCAGCATGCCGCAGCTATAGAGTACGTACTTGGTGGGCCCAGAAGCGGGACTGTCGTTGGTGTTGTCGAAACTCGCGGTTCCAGCTCTATTATAGTCCATAGTCTCGATGAAAACCCTCTGGTAAAAGCAATGAAAGAATGTGAAGAGAGGGTCATGCCTGAAGTCATGAATGCAGTTCTGAAAATCGCTTTTGATATCGCCCTCACAGGCAGAGAAGGGAAAAAAATAGGGGCTGCTTTTATTGTAGGTGATTCAGAAGAAGTCCTGAAGCGCTCCCATCAGATAATCCTTAACCCTTATGCAGGTCATGAGGAAATCCACAGAAACGTCCTTGACAGAAAAAACTGGGAGTCTATAAAAGAATTTGCCCAGCTTGACGGAGTTTTTGTGATAGATGAGACAGGCTTAATCCATGCAGCCGGAAGATACCTTGACGTGGACGGGAAAAATATTGATATTGAAAAAGGGCTGGGTGGGCGGCATGTGTCAGCAGCCGCCATCAGCAGGGACACAGTAGCAATTTCAGTAACAGTATCAGAGTCAGGAGGAGTCCTCAGAGTATACAAAGACGCAAAAGAAACCATCTGTATGGAATCCTTACAGCCTGCTACCAGATACATCTGA
- the rnfC gene encoding Rnf electron transport complex subunit RnfC, which yields MKQSLHSKEVANLSDVIKIDKLPEKAIIPMRQHDGIACAPLVKKGDEVIVGQKLGECEGSDLAYVHSPFCGTVNSIGLMPNPSGKRILSVVLTPSECEQTVDFIPEKNVPPSRLIEIIKEAGIVEYYEKPTYLALKPGKRIDTLLMNATFPLITHAYLSSLDKVLEGFKLMLEASGIPRGVIVLRADDKESIKAFKNAKVDGKPLTVAPIVGMRHADYYLEDVEDQIIVVAAGNITYTPTMMNLLSANVMGRKLLLGHELPDVHVVVCGVKSAKAVYDAINEGKPYLESAVTVTGAVNNPKTVIVKFGTPIKDVIDACGGYKGEPGKVIINGSMGGVAVYTDEVPVVKNTVGIVVQTEAEVLRDEATVCIHCARCVDVCPMNLLPGRIAAMADQGMFDRCKDYFALNCIECGECAVVCPAKKHLVQLIRYSKLQIMNQKNETVEATE from the coding sequence TTGAAACAGAGCCTGCATTCTAAGGAGGTGGCAAACCTGAGTGACGTTATTAAAATTGACAAACTGCCTGAAAAGGCAATTATACCCATGAGGCAGCATGATGGAATTGCTTGTGCTCCTCTGGTAAAGAAAGGCGATGAAGTTATTGTCGGTCAGAAATTGGGGGAATGCGAGGGCAGTGACCTCGCTTATGTCCATTCCCCTTTCTGCGGGACTGTTAACTCAATTGGACTAATGCCAAACCCCAGCGGAAAGAGAATCCTCAGTGTTGTGCTCACGCCTTCGGAGTGTGAGCAAACGGTTGATTTTATACCTGAAAAGAATGTGCCCCCTTCAAGGTTAATTGAGATTATCAAGGAAGCGGGAATTGTAGAGTATTATGAAAAGCCCACATACCTTGCTCTTAAGCCTGGAAAGAGGATTGACACCCTGCTTATGAATGCAACTTTTCCCCTTATTACCCATGCTTATCTGAGTTCTCTTGACAAAGTCCTTGAAGGGTTCAAGCTTATGCTTGAGGCAAGCGGGATTCCAAGAGGGGTCATTGTTTTAAGGGCAGATGATAAGGAATCCATTAAAGCCTTTAAGAATGCAAAGGTTGATGGTAAACCACTTACTGTTGCTCCTATCGTTGGAATGAGGCATGCTGACTACTACCTTGAGGACGTAGAGGATCAGATTATCGTTGTTGCCGCAGGAAATATCACATACACTCCTACGATGATGAACCTGCTTTCAGCCAATGTAATGGGTAGAAAACTTCTGCTGGGACACGAGCTTCCAGATGTTCATGTAGTAGTATGCGGGGTAAAATCTGCTAAAGCAGTATACGATGCAATCAACGAGGGAAAACCCTATCTCGAAAGTGCAGTAACAGTTACAGGGGCGGTTAATAACCCGAAGACTGTAATTGTCAAGTTCGGGACTCCGATCAAGGACGTAATCGATGCCTGTGGAGGGTATAAAGGCGAACCCGGCAAGGTTATTATTAATGGATCCATGGGCGGAGTAGCCGTGTATACGGACGAGGTGCCTGTGGTTAAGAATACCGTCGGAATTGTCGTCCAGACAGAAGCTGAAGTCCTGAGGGACGAAGCAACTGTTTGCATTCACTGTGCACGTTGCGTGGATGTCTGTCCCATGAACCTGCTGCCTGGGAGAATTGCCGCTATGGCTGACCAGGGCATGTTTGATAGGTGCAAAGATTATTTTGCTTTAAATTGTATCGAATGCGGAGAATGTGCTGTAGTCTGTCCTGCTAAGAAACATCTTGTGCAGCTCATACGCTATTCAAAGCTTCAGATTATGAATCAAAAGAACGAAACAGTGGAGGCGACGGAATGA
- the mmcA gene encoding methanogenesis multiheme c-type cytochrome has translation MAAGAYSSLGYAGNDQIASHYMTKGEWSDTVCGGCHFDVYENVNDSYHVQVDMNRWSPLTNFDLETSGEEEWVKEFGKYHPGGGPLAKYGIGIDCMMCHEQYGLYDSEARAEKIEEGDYEDANSAAMVNSSFAARTNPIQFFVYNANLLTPYPLLIVFHDNVNGAPQESSCAEKCHITDVEPRAVSWGDEESYAESDVHAAKGVECTECHHTEGFIITSDHQIGRGNTSDSPDLPESHYDGTMRSCDDAECHAGISHGPFADSHMEFLACEACHIPKLPGGDLPGGKPLESFSWQNGEREDVYREADFQPALAWYNGTFGDVLPSVDTRNDTDVMLTPFNNITGTWWDAGTDPEVLANPNTSISTGDPIPVQYVKAADANGDGEVTVEEMQAYDADGDGEADYPNAVLRTVELYYQVVHSIVSSDIGLADPYTCKDCHGNEAVIDWAALGYEQDPGGESSAVKSIAVTYDRPKPVEVETEPAF, from the coding sequence ATGGCTGCTGGTGCCTATTCTTCTCTTGGTTATGCAGGGAATGATCAAATAGCATCCCATTACATGACTAAGGGAGAATGGTCCGATACGGTTTGTGGAGGCTGTCACTTCGATGTCTACGAAAATGTCAATGATTCTTATCATGTACAGGTAGATATGAATCGGTGGTCTCCCCTTACAAATTTTGATCTTGAGACATCTGGAGAAGAGGAATGGGTCAAAGAATTCGGGAAGTATCATCCTGGTGGAGGTCCGCTTGCAAAATATGGTATTGGCATTGACTGTATGATGTGCCATGAGCAATACGGTCTCTACGATTCCGAAGCCCGTGCCGAGAAGATCGAAGAGGGAGATTATGAAGATGCAAACAGTGCAGCCATGGTAAATTCCAGTTTTGCTGCAAGGACCAATCCTATACAGTTTTTTGTCTACAATGCTAACCTTCTTACCCCCTACCCCCTGCTGATCGTTTTCCACGATAATGTAAACGGCGCTCCTCAGGAATCTTCTTGTGCCGAGAAGTGTCACATCACCGATGTGGAACCGAGGGCTGTATCCTGGGGCGATGAAGAATCCTATGCCGAGTCAGACGTTCATGCAGCAAAAGGCGTTGAATGTACGGAATGTCACCACACTGAAGGTTTCATCATAACCTCGGATCACCAGATAGGACGTGGAAACACCTCTGATTCCCCTGACCTTCCGGAGAGCCACTATGATGGTACCATGCGTAGCTGTGACGACGCTGAGTGCCATGCAGGTATCTCTCACGGTCCGTTTGCTGACTCTCACATGGAATTCCTTGCCTGTGAAGCCTGCCATATCCCCAAACTTCCGGGAGGAGATCTGCCGGGTGGCAAGCCACTTGAGTCTTTCAGCTGGCAGAATGGAGAACGAGAAGATGTTTATCGGGAAGCAGACTTCCAGCCTGCCCTTGCCTGGTACAACGGAACTTTCGGAGATGTCCTTCCGAGTGTGGATACAAGGAATGACACAGATGTAATGCTTACCCCGTTCAATAATATTACCGGAACCTGGTGGGACGCAGGTACTGACCCTGAAGTGCTCGCAAACCCGAACACTAGCATCTCTACTGGAGATCCGATCCCGGTACAGTATGTAAAGGCAGCAGATGCCAACGGGGACGGTGAAGTCACAGTGGAAGAAATGCAGGCTTATGATGCTGACGGAGACGGAGAGGCCGACTACCCGAATGCGGTGTTGAGAACTGTGGAGCTCTACTACCAGGTTGTTCATAGTATTGTGAGCAGTGATATTGGACTTGCTGATCCATACACCTGCAAGGACTGTCACGGGAATGAAGCCGTGATTGACTGGGCAGCCCTCGGTTATGAGCAGGATCCCGGAGGAGAATCTTCGGCCGTGAAGAGTATCGCAGTAACTTACGATAGGCCAAAACCTGTAGAGGTTGAAACAGAGCCTGCATTCTAA
- a CDS encoding DUF4870 domain-containing protein, protein MPYKTFLGLPENIVAALCYPVGWLSGLFFLLLERKNKFVRFHAMQSVLLFMPYVLFLFLVAWIPTIGWAIADSVGMPGMLLIVIPMYMAFRGSKFKIPIIGKIAYNFAYGE, encoded by the coding sequence ATGCCGTACAAAACTTTCCTTGGCTTGCCTGAAAATATCGTGGCAGCTCTTTGTTACCCTGTGGGTTGGCTCTCTGGCCTGTTCTTCTTGCTCCTTGAGCGCAAGAACAAGTTTGTCCGCTTCCACGCCATGCAGTCGGTCCTGCTCTTCATGCCGTATGTTCTCTTCCTTTTCCTGGTGGCATGGATCCCAACGATCGGCTGGGCCATTGCAGACAGTGTCGGAATGCCCGGGATGCTTCTCATCGTGATCCCGATGTACATGGCCTTCAGGGGCTCAAAGTTCAAAATCCCAATCATAGGAAAGATTGCCTACAATTTTGCCTATGGTGAGTAA
- a CDS encoding flavodoxin family protein, which produces MKTLVTYMTQTGNTKKIAEAIYGEITGEKDIKDIKDVSNFEGYDLVFVGFPVMQFNIPEKVSKLVKENVASKNIAFFMTHAVPEGFEAIHSWTGSTKDIAASGNYLGTFECQGELAQPIIDMLEKSDDPQMKEFAKIGPSTKGQPDASRVQKAKEFAKEIQAKVK; this is translated from the coding sequence ATGAAAACATTAGTAACATACATGACACAGACAGGAAACACAAAGAAGATCGCAGAAGCTATTTATGGGGAAATTACTGGTGAAAAGGATATCAAAGACATCAAAGACGTAAGCAACTTTGAAGGCTATGACCTTGTATTTGTGGGTTTCCCGGTAATGCAATTTAACATTCCAGAGAAGGTTTCAAAATTAGTAAAAGAGAATGTGGCTAGTAAGAACATAGCATTCTTCATGACCCATGCTGTTCCTGAAGGATTTGAAGCCATTCATTCATGGACTGGTTCTACCAAGGATATCGCAGCCAGTGGCAATTATCTTGGTACATTTGAATGCCAGGGTGAACTTGCACAACCTATTATTGATATGCTCGAAAAGTCCGATGACCCTCAGATGAAAGAATTTGCTAAGATAGGTCCTTCCACAAAAGGACAGCCCGATGCATCCCGTGTTCAGAAAGCAAAGGAATTTGCAAAGGAAATTCAGGCAAAAGTCAAGTGA
- a CDS encoding FAD:protein FMN transferase, with protein sequence MDSKYKTLFAFLLCISILVSGCVQSEPEEDRELQEFQQTKSIMDTTVTIAVYTSNESEASKAIDDAFIEIYKVDTLMSPSKEDSQLNILNTRGEVENADPSFIYVLEQSKNYSEKSGGAFDITIQPVLDLWKSKFLPEGSQKPPTADELNETLKLVNYSEINTENGNVSLKPGMKVALGGIAKGYAVDKAIESLKEKGIENAFVNAGGDGRYIGQKPDGAPWIVGLQNPDRSGQYVTAIEANDIAVATSGNYERYFNESARVSHISDPRTGYPSEGIISSTVIARNAIDTDAFATAVFVMGEEKGLEMIENLEGIECLIITEDHRLVYSSGFKEYEAEGYN encoded by the coding sequence ATGGATTCAAAATATAAAACACTATTTGCGTTTTTACTGTGTATATCGATTTTAGTATCAGGCTGCGTGCAATCTGAGCCTGAAGAGGATAGAGAACTTCAGGAGTTTCAACAGACAAAAAGCATCATGGATACTACAGTTACGATAGCCGTATATACTTCGAATGAAAGTGAAGCTTCGAAGGCTATAGATGATGCCTTTATTGAGATATATAAAGTTGACACTCTTATGAGCCCCTCAAAAGAAGACAGTCAGCTCAATATCCTGAATACCAGAGGAGAAGTTGAAAATGCTGACCCTTCTTTTATCTACGTGCTGGAACAGTCAAAGAATTATTCAGAGAAAAGCGGAGGAGCCTTTGATATCACCATCCAGCCAGTACTTGATCTCTGGAAAAGTAAATTCCTCCCTGAAGGATCGCAAAAGCCCCCAACTGCAGATGAACTGAACGAAACACTCAAACTCGTAAACTATTCGGAAATAAACACCGAAAATGGTAATGTAAGTCTGAAACCCGGGATGAAAGTAGCCCTGGGAGGAATCGCAAAAGGCTACGCAGTTGATAAAGCAATAGAGTCTTTGAAGGAAAAAGGGATTGAAAACGCTTTTGTAAACGCAGGAGGAGACGGGAGATATATAGGTCAAAAGCCCGATGGGGCACCCTGGATAGTGGGCCTTCAGAACCCTGACAGAAGCGGGCAATACGTCACTGCAATTGAAGCTAATGATATTGCAGTAGCAACAAGCGGAAACTACGAACGCTACTTTAACGAATCGGCGAGAGTGTCCCACATCTCGGACCCGAGAACAGGATATCCTTCAGAAGGCATAATTAGCAGCACGGTAATTGCCAGAAATGCTATTGACACCGATGCTTTTGCAACTGCAGTCTTCGTGATGGGAGAAGAAAAAGGACTTGAGATGATAGAAAATCTTGAAGGTATTGAATGCCTCATAATAACCGAAGACCACAGGCTTGTGTATTCAAGCGGATTTAAAGAATATGAAGCAGAAGGCTATAACTGA
- the rnfD gene encoding Rnf electron transport complex subunit RnfD, translating into MTSFTVSPPPHRKKKIFIKNLIWSRIFALLPISAAAVYFFGFAALGNLIASILGAVGIEFVIQKAFNKKLTILDGNAIYLGLLLALISPPTLPAWMIFIGGAFAVGVGKHAFGGIGSYIFHPSLAAWVFLSLAWAQDMLPGTIPILSSFSDLILENGAGFLTDVSPILVLLAGVILILVKYIEWRIPLSYLLTTVILALALGDPLAYVVSGTFLLGVFFLATETVTSPVTRNGRIVYGILCGFLTVVYGYFSGNYVWGTLYALLLSNAVAPFIELKTLPKPMGGVADE; encoded by the coding sequence ATGACATCCTTTACGGTATCTCCCCCTCCTCATAGAAAAAAGAAAATTTTCATCAAAAATCTCATATGGAGTAGGATTTTTGCCCTGTTACCCATCAGTGCAGCAGCTGTTTATTTCTTTGGATTTGCTGCTCTAGGGAACTTAATTGCTTCAATTTTAGGGGCAGTGGGTATCGAGTTTGTAATCCAAAAGGCGTTCAATAAGAAGCTTACAATACTAGACGGAAATGCCATCTATCTTGGGCTCTTGCTTGCTCTCATTTCTCCGCCTACACTTCCTGCCTGGATGATTTTTATAGGAGGGGCGTTTGCTGTAGGAGTTGGGAAGCATGCATTTGGAGGAATCGGGTCTTATATTTTCCATCCCTCACTTGCAGCCTGGGTTTTCTTAAGCCTTGCCTGGGCTCAGGACATGCTTCCGGGAACTATCCCGATTTTAAGTAGCTTTTCGGACCTGATCCTTGAGAATGGAGCCGGATTCCTTACAGATGTTTCTCCGATCCTTGTGCTTCTTGCAGGAGTTATACTCATACTTGTGAAATATATTGAGTGGAGAATCCCGCTATCATATCTCTTGACAACGGTTATCCTGGCTTTAGCTCTTGGAGACCCCCTGGCTTATGTGGTTTCGGGGACTTTCCTTCTTGGAGTGTTCTTCCTTGCCACGGAAACCGTTACAAGTCCGGTAACCCGGAACGGAAGAATTGTTTATGGAATCCTTTGTGGGTTTCTTACCGTGGTTTATGGGTATTTCTCAGGAAACTATGTATGGGGTACCCTTTATGCCCTGCTTCTGTCAAACGCGGTAGCTCCATTCATTGAACTTAAAACTCTTCCAAAACCCATGGGAGGTGTAGCGGATGAGTGA
- the rnfE gene encoding Rnf electron transport complex subunit RnfE, which translates to MNPISEFIRGITKDNPTFGLVLGLCPTLAVTTSVENGIGMAMGTLFVLVGSNMMVSAIRKGIPGTVRLPIEIIVIATFVTIVDMVMEAFTPDLYASLGVFIPLIVVNCIVIGRAEAYALKNGVFYSIIDALGEGTGFLLVLILIGGIRELLGTGIIDPFGMTLINLSGIITPAMFMTMSPGAFLTIAVLMTIVNYRRQQKAAKGG; encoded by the coding sequence ATGAATCCTATAAGTGAATTTATACGCGGAATTACTAAAGACAACCCTACCTTTGGGCTTGTGCTCGGGCTCTGTCCGACTCTAGCAGTCACAACATCCGTGGAAAACGGGATCGGTATGGCCATGGGTACACTGTTCGTGTTGGTAGGTTCGAACATGATGGTTTCTGCGATCCGAAAAGGAATTCCGGGAACAGTTAGGCTTCCCATTGAAATTATTGTCATTGCAACTTTCGTTACGATCGTTGACATGGTGATGGAAGCATTTACACCGGACCTGTACGCATCTCTCGGCGTGTTCATTCCTTTGATCGTGGTCAATTGTATTGTTATTGGAAGGGCTGAGGCCTACGCCCTGAAAAATGGGGTCTTTTATTCGATTATCGACGCTCTTGGTGAGGGTACGGGTTTCCTGCTCGTGTTAATTCTCATCGGAGGAATCAGAGAACTGCTGGGGACCGGCATAATTGATCCGTTCGGAATGACTCTCATCAACCTGAGTGGTATAATAACCCCTGCAATGTTCATGACCATGTCACCAGGTGCCTTCCTCACAATTGCAGTGTTGATGACCATTGTGAACTATCGCAGGCAGCAGAAAGCTGCAAAGGGTGGTTAA
- the rnfA gene encoding Rnf electron transport complex subunit RnfA — translation MAESLFTIFLEGVFIKNFLLIQFLGLCSFVGVTKDLKSASGMSGAVVFVMAMAATVSFALYNFILVPLKLEFLRTIAFIVVIAALVQLVEFIVRKHVPALYRSLGIYLPLITTNCAVLGAVLLNVMNDYNFAQSVVFGVAAGLGYTVAMLMMAAIRERSDLVEVPKSVGRGVTYAFFIATIMSMSFVNFFGVIPLE, via the coding sequence ATGGCAGAATCTCTATTTACAATCTTTCTTGAAGGAGTGTTCATCAAGAACTTTCTTCTCATTCAGTTCCTGGGTCTATGTTCTTTTGTGGGCGTAACCAAGGACTTGAAAAGTGCTTCAGGAATGTCGGGCGCTGTAGTCTTCGTCATGGCGATGGCAGCAACCGTATCCTTTGCTCTGTATAATTTCATTTTAGTACCCCTCAAGCTGGAGTTTCTGCGGACTATCGCTTTCATCGTAGTTATCGCAGCACTTGTGCAGCTTGTAGAGTTTATCGTTAGGAAACATGTGCCTGCCCTTTATCGTTCCCTTGGGATCTACCTACCTCTGATTACTACCAACTGTGCGGTTCTCGGGGCTGTGCTCCTCAATGTCATGAACGATTACAATTTCGCTCAGAGCGTTGTCTTCGGAGTTGCCGCAGGGCTTGGCTATACGGTTGCTATGCTGATGATGGCTGCAATAAGGGAAAGGAGCGACCTGGTAGAAGTGCCGAAGTCCGTAGGAAGGGGTGTAACATACGCCTTCTTCATTGCGACTATTATGTCGATGTCTTTCGTGAACTTCTTCGGGGTGATTCCACTTGAGTGA
- a CDS encoding Fe-S cluster domain-containing protein, which translates to MLINSIAVLAGLGFAVGVMLVIASKVFKIDSNPLIDDVASLLPGANCGGCGFAGCAACAEAIVEQGAPINSCPVGGFEVAKQIGALLGQEVTESEKAFPFVRCQGGQAHCTTLYDYHGVEGCKAALMLCDSKKGCTYGCIGLGTCVRACQFDALSMGEDGFPVVNKNLCTSCGNCIAACPNGILTFARDSEKVHVLCRSHDKGKDVKAVCEVGCIGCKKCEKECPTGAIKVTNFLAEIDQEKCTACGACVAICPQKSIELR; encoded by the coding sequence GTGCTCATAAACTCTATAGCCGTACTTGCGGGCCTGGGGTTTGCAGTTGGGGTAATGCTGGTCATTGCTTCCAAGGTCTTTAAGATCGATTCGAATCCCCTTATTGATGATGTTGCTTCCCTTTTGCCAGGGGCAAACTGTGGAGGTTGCGGATTTGCAGGTTGTGCAGCATGCGCTGAAGCAATCGTTGAACAGGGTGCTCCTATAAACAGTTGCCCTGTAGGCGGTTTTGAGGTTGCAAAGCAGATCGGTGCTCTTCTTGGCCAGGAAGTTACGGAGTCTGAGAAGGCTTTCCCTTTTGTCCGCTGTCAGGGTGGACAGGCTCACTGTACGACCCTTTATGATTATCATGGAGTGGAGGGCTGCAAAGCTGCCCTCATGCTCTGTGATTCCAAGAAAGGTTGTACCTACGGCTGTATTGGCCTTGGGACCTGTGTCAGAGCCTGCCAGTTCGATGCCCTCTCCATGGGAGAAGACGGCTTCCCGGTTGTGAACAAGAATCTCTGTACCAGCTGTGGGAACTGCATTGCAGCCTGCCCTAACGGTATACTTACCTTTGCCAGGGACTCAGAGAAAGTGCATGTTCTCTGCCGCTCCCACGATAAAGGTAAAGACGTTAAGGCGGTCTGTGAAGTCGGCTGTATCGGCTGTAAGAAATGTGAAAAAGAATGCCCCACAGGCGCTATCAAGGTCACCAACTTCCTGGCTGAAATTGATCAGGAAAAGTGTACAGCATGCGGAGCCTGTGTTGCTATCTGCCCGCAGAAATCAATCGAGCTCCGGTAA